A single genomic interval of Hydractinia symbiolongicarpus strain clone_291-10 chromosome 8, HSymV2.1, whole genome shotgun sequence harbors:
- the LOC130655312 gene encoding uncharacterized protein LOC130655312, which yields MASFDDYDKYIRLLVLVHHGGLKICREIILNPTYCGLPKNENDLYNELKKKLPKNFCKFHDQKAILFPKDKKTKIARFDITLITDVILECLKNKQTPDMEKWLKKLKKERNDLSHAGENAVTMSDSEFETKWKDLTTLLSNLGLIISTVADLKTKSLDDSTEIKLAHMQSQLDIFGKQSDKNKKNLQQLQLSIWAISDAMEKQPKIVEEALEIMEKSINVLREDMEESIEESMKDLMSLIKQSNEELYERMLGYQTRTDQRLDSLEEDVAEHKIKLEEIEETKAEYFVEYAKSSQSQCNHCYRKISSYEIRLGIEVEQHTRNGKRPTKRWYHQDCFLKGFKKVSFSNFSGTEKIKIEDLEPIYDLINGAKMPEHIRIECIKRYDESPTKGA from the exons ATGGCTTcttttgatgattatgacaaaTATATTCGTCTTCTTGTGCTTGTTCACCATGGAGGGCTTAAAATTTGCAGAGAAATTATACTCAACCCAACGTATTGTGGCTTACCCAAGAATGAGAATGATTTGtacaatgaattaaaaaaaaaattaccaaaaaactTTTGCAAGTTTCATGATCAAAAAGCAATTTTATTCCCAAAAGACAAAAAGACAAAGATCGCGCGTTTCGACATAACCCTTATTACGGATGTCATCCTTGAATgtttgaaaaacaaacaaacaccaGATATGGAAAAATGGCtaaagaaactaaaaaaagaaagaaacgaTTTATCACATGCCGGAGAAAATGCAGTTACCATGTCTGATTCTGAGTTTGAGACTAAGTGGAAGGATTTGACAACCCTTTTGTCAAATCTAGGGTTAATTATTTCAACTGTTGCTGATCTTAAGACAAAAAGTTTGGATGATTCGACAGAAATTAAGCTAGCTCATATGCAATCCCAACTTGATATTTTTGGTAAACAAAGTGATaagaataaaaagaatttaCAACAGTTGCAGCTATCGATATGGGCAATCTCAGATGCGATGGAAAAACAACCTAAAATTGTAGAAGAAGCGTTAGAAATTATGGAGAAATCTATTAATGTATTGAGAGAAGACATGGAAGAGTCGATAGAAGAGTCGATGAAGGACCTGATGTCACTGATTAAACAATCTAATGAAGAATTGTATGAGCGTATGCTTGGATATCAAACCAGGACTGACCAAAGGCTCGATTCATTGGAGGAAGATGTCGCTGAGCACAAAATTAAATTGGAAGAAATAGAAGAAACGAAAG cGGAATACTTTGTGGAATACGCCAAAAGTAGTCaatcccagtgtaatcactgttATAGAAAAATATCGTCCTATGAAATCAGATTGGGAATTGAAGTTGAGCAGCACACAAGAAATGGAAAGAGACCTACAAAAAGATG GTACCATCAGGACTGTTTCTTAAAAGGATTTAAAAAAGTGTCATTTAGCAACTTTTCTGGTACGGAGAAGATTAAGATAGAAGATCTTGAACCAATCTACGACTTAATAAATGGCGCCAAGATGCCTGAACATATTCGCATTGAGTGCATAAAACGTTACGATGAAAGCCCAACAAAGGGAGCATGA